From the genome of Kluyveromyces lactis strain NRRL Y-1140 chromosome F complete sequence:
GAAGCTCTTAAATGAAACTGGAAAAGACTATGCTGAAAATGGAGATACAAGTGGATTCAAAATGCAAGATGAGGTCgcatcaaagaaacaactATTGACCGCCAAACTTCGAAACAAAACCGATAGGGTGAACTGGGAAGAGGAgcaaatgaagaaaagtgTAATTAAGGCAGATGCagatgaaatcaaagttAAGGATTCAGATAATTACGAATTTGTTTTTGATCCTGAGTCCATGATTGATTTTACTGATGATACGACAGATATTTTAGAACCTGTTGAAGACGGTAGATTGGCTGAAGCGttagaagaacaaattaACAAGATGAAGAGTATTAAAGAAACGAGGAAGTCATTGCCAGTTTATCAATATAGACAAGAAATTTTGGATAGTATTCGGCAACATCAAATTTTGATTGTTGTTGGTGAAACGGGGTCTGGGAAAACCACCCAACTTCCACAGTTCCTTGTGGAGGATGGTTACACCAACGATGGAAAATGCGTGGTTTGCACACAACCACGTAGAGTTGCTGCAACTAGTATTGCTTCAAGAGTTGCTGATGAAATGGATGTAATATTGGGGAAAGAAGTCGGTTATAATATCAGATTTGATGACCGAACAACGCCTGATAAAACAATCTTAAAATATACGACAGATGGGATGTTACTTCGAGAATTTCTTAATGACCCACAACTATCATCGTATAGTGCAATAATGATTGACGAGGCTCACGAGCGCACGTTATCTACAGATATTTTGTTGGGGTTGCTAAGGGGTATTTTACAAGACAGAAAAGATCTTCGACTTATAATTTCTAGTGCAACTATGAATGCTACTAAATTCTCcaagttcttctttgattgtCCGATATTTAATGTTCCTGGTAGACGCTTTCCTGTGGATATTCACTATACACTTCAACCAGAAGGAAACTATATAAATGCTGCGATCACCaccatctttcaaattcataCCACCCAAAAATTACCAGGTGATATTTTGGTATTTCTAACTGGTCAAGAGGAAATAGAATCGATGCAAACAAAATTACTTGAGATTCTTTCCAAGCTTGATAATACAAAATTTCCAGATCTCTTGGTAGTACCTATATATGCCAATCTTCCTCAAGAACAAcaatccaaaatttttgaacCTACACCGAAGAACTGCAGAAAAGTAGTGCTTGCGACAAATATTGCAGAGACATCGTTAACAATTGACGGCATAAAGTTCGTGGTAGATCCAGGTTTTGTGAAGGAACAATCCTATTCAGGAGGAGTTTCAAAGCTAGTGACAGTTCCATGTTCTAGGGCATCTGTTGACCAGAGAGCAGGGAGAGCAGGGAGATTGGGTCCAGGCAAATGTTTTAGATTATTTACAAAATGGTCTTACTACAATGAGCTTGAAAAAGTACCAAAGCCAGAGATTTTGAGAACAAAATTGAATCAAGTGGTTCTACTTTTGCTTTCACTAGGTATCAACGACTTACTTCACTTTCCAATGTTGGACAAACCAAAAACTATCCAGCTAAGCGAAGCCCTCGAAAATTTGTATGCCATTGGCGCTCTCAATAGCAGAGGTGCAATCACAAAAGTAGGACAAGTTATGTGTGATTTCCCATGTGATCCTGAATATGCCAAGGTAATATATTCTAGCgtgtttgaagaaagctGTAATGGTGTTCTACCTGAAATTGTTACGATTGTCTCTATGCTTCAAGAGAGCAACTCTATATTTGTACCGGGACTCAATTCGGAAGAAAAGACAAAACTTTTTGGGTCATTGATGCAGTCAAGTGACCACATGCTATACTTGTGGATATATGAACAATGGGAAGAGAATGGATACTCACGAAGATGGTGTCAAGATTTCAAGTTGCAACATAAAACAATGAAACGAGTATTGAGGATACGACAACAATTATGGAAATATTGTAGGAAACAAGATTTTCTGCTTAAGCATGACCAAAACCTTACTCAactcaaagaaaacatgCCTCGTTCCGTCATTGAAGCAAAAATCATTAAATGCTTTATATCAGGATTTCCAACAAATATAGCAAAGCTCTCTAAACAAGGCTATACTAACATAAAGCAAGATTTATCCGTCAGCGTTCACCCATCTAGTGTTATTTTCAACCGAATGaaacaagaaggaaaacCAATGAAATACATCCTCTATCAATCTTTGATGCTTACAAGTAAAGAATTCATTAGAGATTGTATAACATTTGATAAATACGAATGGCTCACTGAAACTATGCCACATATTTATAAATGAATCTTTGTATCCCCAGTTAATTGAGGAGTAACATATGCAACATTTTCTAAGAAGCTTTTCAGAACATCACGCCAAATTGTTGGCGAGTCCACCTATGTTCTGAAAAACCAATTGTAGAATAATCGAAATCAAATCAGTTATTTTTCTAATTACTTCTAATGTTCAACAATTTGCTAGCTTCCGATTCAGGTGTTAGTATAGATTTTTTGtactttcttcttctgtatTCTAAGGGATTGAGATAATGCGATTTATGGATAGTTattcaataaagaattCCTGAAATTCAGTGAAAGTTTAAATTGAACACGATAAGCATTAAATCACACTTTAACACAAACCACACTAAAAGATAATTATTACAACGATGTGACTTACCTCCAAGTATAACTAGTGCGTTGAACGCTAAAGGCGGGTAAAAAATGAGTCTGTTGCCTGAAGTTTTCTGCAGGAAGCGTTCCTATCGTATGAAAATCATGCATAATGATACAGTTCTCAGAAAAAACAGTACAAAAACCCAGTTTGTTCAGTTTTAGGTTTATTTTGCGAGAGTCGCAAAGCAAAGTTTCTGACTACTCTTCTAAATATTAGAAAATTGGAATATGTCGCTTTGAATCTGTATTTATCTTTGTTCAGTTTCCAGCTATCTTCCACCGCTGTGGATACTGATATCTACATTCTACAACACCTTCAACATTCAGCTGAACAGAAGGGAAAATATACTGAGATATATCAAAAGTACATCCAGTCTTTATCAAGCCGTTCTAATTTGACAAGATAATCAACTTAGTTATTCTTTTCGGTATATAGTTTAAACTGTTTCGCCAAATAAATACTCTTGTATTtattaaaagaagaaatatcagTTAGACTTTAGTAAAGCTTAAAGTTGAGTGAGTATTTTTTCATTAGAAAAGAGTGAGAAAAGATACAAAGTGAGATACCACTATGATAATGAGTAGGGGCTCGAATGCAATCAGAATGCTGCATCCTGTCGATTGCAATGAAGGAACTGGAATGTGTCGTATCATTTGGGGTTCTACGCAAAAGCTTTAAGAAAACAAAGGTCTCACCTTTCCGTATAACAAGCTCATGTGCGTCACGGCAGATCACTTATCTATCGGATCCAAAGCTAAATATGGCAAATCCTCTGCACTATTAACCGTCACTTTTGCATCAGTCAGGTTatgttttcattgaaaagaaactgaaaaattaaTGATTTCTCGTTGTATAGCAAAATAAATAGGATTTTGCGACCAGCCAATTTTGTATATTAACAGGAGTTACCTTGAGATGCCTTTTTACCATTGGCTAGCCATCAATTCATCCCAAACGTAGTAGTTCCACCTACATGTTCAAGGAAAGATTACTCAACATCCTCAAGCATATACGACCAATGAGTACCGAAACTACTGCCAAATattatccaaaaattgttgaGTCTGCGCAAGCGGACCAGAGCTTAAAGCTAAACCACACATGTTTCAGGGTAAAGGATCCAAAGGTCACTGTTGCGTTCTACCAGGAACAATTTGGTATGAAGCTATTAGATCACAAGAAATTCCCTGACATGAAGTTTGATTTATACTTCTTATCATTCCCTAATAAGCAGTTTTCGAACAACTCTCAAGGTGCCATTGACGTCTTTAGAGAAAACGgtattttggaattgacCCACAATTATGGTACTGAATCTGATCCAGCATACAAGGTGAACAACGGTAATGAAGAACCACACCGTGGGTTTGGTCATATTTGCTTCAGTGTCTCTAACCTAGAAGCTGAATGTGAAAGATTGGAATCCAATGGCGtcaagttcaagaagagattgaCAGACGGTAGCCAAAGGAATATTGCTTTCGCATTAGATCCTAATGGGTACTGGattgaattgattcaaaacaaCGAATCTGGAGAGGGGAACAACTACAAGTTCAACCATACCATGGTAAGAGTCAAGGATCCAATCAAATCCCTTGAATTCTATCAAAACGTCCTAGGAATGAAAATCCTTGACGTTAGTGACCATTCAAATGCTAAATTCACGCTATACTTCTTAGGCTACGAAAATGATCAAAAAGGAATTGCTCGTGGTTCAAGAGAAAGTATCTTGGAGTTGACACATAACTGGGGGACAGAAAATGATCCAGATTTCGCTTATCACACCGGTAATACTGAACCACAGGGGTACGGCCACATCTGCATCTCAAACAAGGATCCAGCTACGTTGTGCGCAGAAATTGAGAAACTATACCCAGATATCCAATGGTCTCCAAAGTTCAATCAAGGTAAAATGAAGAATCTCGCCTTCATCAAGGACCCTGATGGATACTCCATCGAAGTCGTCCCATACGGATTGGGCGTTTGAAGAGCACCAAACTCTCATCTATTTATTTGAAATGTAAATGCAAATTTATGTATCGTTGTATACAATATTCGATATGACACCGTTCAATCGCCATATTACAGCCATAACTGCCGGTAATACTGATAAAGATATCCTTTTGAAGTGACATGAAAGCACGTGACTGAGATTAATATAACTCTtcacatttttttttttttaatttttcattacGCAGCAAACATGCAGCATCCACTAACTTCAGAGATTCCTGTAAGATAAGTGGTTCGTTATTTTCCGGATTCCAATTTTGGTGGTGCTCCGAAAAGTGGAAGCTCGTGATCCTACATGCTCACGAAACCCATCATCATGCAATCCACATTAAAGGAAGGGAAAAGGATATTGAACTTTTGACTATTTAGTATAAATGAAAACTACTTTGTAAGCTTGGACAGAGGAATAATTTCTGATTCGTGCTTCTGCTTCTACTGACTTGCAAACCAGTAAACAAGTTACTGCATTAATCAGTAATAATCTGCGTATAGCGAAACTTGTAACCAGTTTCCTCGTAACAAGGTTAGCAGAAGAATTTGCAAGAGGATCAAGTTGATAAAGACGTATATTTAGGTCTCTGCAcgttttcaaacttttaAGCGAGAATCAAACGATTacaaaaaggaaaatatTGATACAAGTAATAATAAACTGCAATGACACAATCTTTGCCATTGTTGAACGGTACGGAAGCGTACAAATTAGTTACGACTCAAGGGTTGTATGATAAGACAGTCAAGTTTTACGAAAAGTATTTGCAATTAGTTCATGACAAGCGAGTTGGCACATTGACAAATTCTTTAATCACTCTAAAGCTAGTTGTTGATAACAGCTTCAAGCCATTGGATGTTGTTAACGATAAAGATTGGAGGGCCATTGTGTCATCAGCATTGGTTTTTTCATGTACAAATATCCAACATTTCAGAGATTTGGCTGCTGGTGAAACGATTCAGGCCTATCCTAACGAAACCAAcccaattgaaatatattTGAAGGATCCAAACGGATATATCATTGGTATCACTGAAACGAAAAATGCTATTTCTATCAAACCTACGCTGCCTAAGCAATCTGTTGAGGCCTCTTTGATCTCctcaagatcttcaagaataGACATTGCTTCTTCTGGTGTTTCCACTGACAGCTCGTATCCAGCGATTCCAAAGACTGCGAAAGCGCAAAAGTCCATCGCCGTTATGACATCCGGTGGTGATGCGCCAGGTATGAACGCAAATGTGAGAGCTATTGTTAGAACAGCTATTTTCAAGGGTTGTAATGCCTTCGTAGTCATGGAAGGTTACGAAGGTCTTGTAAAAGGTGGTCCAAATTATATCAAGCAGGTTTACTGGGAAACAGTACGTAACTGGTCTTGCGAAGGTGGTACCAACATTGGTACTGCTCGTTGTAAAGAATTTAGAGAGAGAGAGGGAAGGTTACTTGGTGCTCTTCACTTAATCGAAGCTGGTGTCGACGCTTTGATCGTGTGTGGTGGTGACGGTTCCCTCACTGGTGCTGATTTATTCAGATCTGAATGGCCTTCTTTGATTCGTGAACTCTTAGATCAAGGAAGAATTAACAAAGTTCAATTCGATAGGTACCAGCACTTGAATATTTGTGGTACTGTTGGATCCATCGATAATGATATGTCTACTACAGATGCTACCATTGGTGCCTACTCGGCATTGGATCGTATCTGTCAAGCAATTGATTACATTGAGGCCACCGCTAACTCCCATTCCAGAGCCTTTGTGGTGGAAGTTATGGGTAGAAATTGTGGTTGGTTAGCTTTATTGGCTGGTATCTCTACATCAGCTGATTACATCTTGATTCCAGAGAAACCTGCATCATCAAGAGAATGGCAAGATCAAATGTGTGATATCATTTCAAAGCATAGGTCAAGAGGTAAGAGAACAACTATCGTTATTGTTGCTGAAGGTGCCATTTCAGCAGACTTAACTCCTATCTCATCTAAGGACGTTCATAAAGTCTTAGTGGACAGATTGGGTCTAGATTGTAGAATTACTACACTAGGACATGTCCAGAGAGGTGGTACAGCCGTTGCTTATGACCGTATTCTTGCAACATTGCAAGGTGTGGAAGCTGTCAATGCAGTTTTGGAATCAACTCCAGATACCCCTTCTCCTTTGATCGCTATCAATGAGAACAAGATCACTCGTAAGCCTTTGGTTGAATCAGTTCAACTAACCAAATCTGTTGCGGAAGCAATCCATTCCAAGGATTTCAAAAAGGCTATGCAATTGAGAGATTCGGAATTTGTTGAGCATTTGGATAATTTCATGGCAATCAATTCTGCTGACCATATCGAACCTAAGTTACCAGAACACACCCATATGAAGATTGCTATTGTCAATGTCGGTGCCCCAGCTGGTGGTATGAACTCTGCAGTTTATTCGATGGCTACGTACTGTATGTCTCAAGGTCACAAACCATATGCAATTTACAATGGTTGGACTGGGTTAACTAGACACGAATCCGTGAGATCTCTAAACTGGAAGGATCTTTTGGGATGGCAATCCCGCGGTGGTTCTGAAATCGGTACCAACAGACATACTCCTGAAGAAGCTGATATCGGTTTGATTGCTTACTATTTCCAAAAGTATGGATTCGATGGTATCATCATTGTCGGTGGTTTTGAAGCGTTTGTCTCCTTGcatcaattggaaagagCAAGAGAGAACTATACAGCCTTCAGAATCCCAATGGTTTTGATTCCAGCCACTTTATCCAACAATGTTCCGGGTACCGAGTACTCCCTCGGTTCGGATACCGCTCTGAACTCTTTGATGCAATACTGTGATATTATCAAGCAATCTGCTGCATCAACCCGTGGTAGagtttttgttgttgatgttcaaGGTGGTAACTCTGGGTATCTAGCCACACATGCCGCTGTTGCTGTGGGTGCCCAAGTTTCCTATGTCCCAGAAGAAGGTATAAGTTTGGAGCAACTAACgcaagatattgaaaacttgACGGAATCATTCAGCGAAGCTGAAGGTAGAGGTAAATTCGGACAACTTATCTTGAAGTCCACCAATGCCTCTAAGGTGCTTACTCCTGAAGTGTTGGCTGAGGTCATTACTCAAGAAGCTGAAGGTCACTTCGATGCCAAATGTGCCATCCCAGGTCATGTCCAACAAGGTGGTCTACCTTCTCCAATTGATAGAACAAGGGGTACTAGATTCGCCATCAGAGCTGTTGGTTTCATTGAGTCTCAACACAAGGTATTAGCAGCTGAGGCAAATCTGGATGATGACGACTTCGACTTTGATACACCAAAGATCATAGCAACTGCATCAGTCTTAGGTGTTAAGGGATCTGACATTGTCTTTAGTTCAATCAGACAATTGTACGattttgaaactgaattgaacaagagAACCCCAAAGACTATTCACTGGCAATCGACTAGAACCATTGCGGACCATCTTGtaggaagaaaaaagctatgaaattaaaaacGTATCTGCTTCCTCAAAATTCCCACTGAAATGGATGTATATTATTATGTAAACTGCATTTATAACTCTCAATGACAAACGATTAACATTTATGACATATCTAGTTACTACTCACCTCCTGGTATCAATTTATAATCCCTTTTCTCTGGAAAGAGTCCTTCCTACCCTAGTTACTCATTTTTATACTGATCGATGCGGTGCTtaaaaaaacaataaataaataaaaaaataacaTGCTATTACATACGTAGTCAACGTAAACAAGTGAATTCACCAAAAGACTATAGTCGAAACAGGATATAATAGGTATATTGAGTGAAGCAACCATCTGGAGCACTGTACATTTGATTGTATTAGAAAGCATTACTCTTAGCTTTacctttttcaaagatggcCATTATGGGAtcaccaaagaagaaatcttccGGCCCTTTCCAATCACTGAAGAATTCGTTTCTGCGAAATAAGGGACAGCCACCACAACTGCAACCCTGGAATCCTCAGGTAAGAACTGATAACACTAAAAGGAAATCTGTACAGAGGACAACTTTGTTCCGTCATGACTATGTGAAGGTGCGAAGTTGGCCGTCCGATAATCCAAAAAACATCAATGTAATACTGAGCAAGACTAGCTTCGAAATATATGAAATAGATATGGGAAACTCGAAAGAACGGATGAATTACTTGAGTTTAGGTAAAAAAGATCAGTTTGTGCATCCAATTCTGCCGAAACTAAAGGTTGGAAGGGTACCGTCGGatcaaaaacaagaatttaaaatcatcatttcCCTATTCAATCCGGAAAGATTCTGGGAAGTCACATTTTTATCCATTAACCACGGTCGCGTACCTCGTAAAGTTATCAACGACCTTGAGCAAGTGCTATCCAAAATTTGTCAGTATAACAACAAAGATCCTGACAATGCTTCACTAAAAGACACTAAGAATGATACGAAGGCGATACCCTCGCCGAAGATTGACATCCTCGAAGAAGTGGATGATTTGGAGTATCTATTGGCTGAGAATGTTCCTGACCAGGAGCAGATACCAGAAGCAGAAAGTCTGGAACTAAATGAATCATCAACCATATCTTCCATCAGTATGGAACACTCACTAGTACAGTCTGGAGATGTCGTAAATAAGACATTCAAACAAGCATTAGGAAGAATAAAACCCATTGACTTTAACACAAGAGCAGAAAGCAGTAGGTACAAAAGGTTCAGCTCTTTTCACTCTGCATTTTTAGATGTTCCTCGCATAAGCGCAGAATATCAACATTCTTTACAAGATAAAAGACGGTCGATCAGTGTTCCGACTGCAATTGATTACAAGTCTGTTTCCAATCACGACATGAGAAAGGGTGTTGATTTTGACAAGGT
Proteins encoded in this window:
- the PRP2 gene encoding DEAH-box RNA-dependent ATPase PRP2 (similar to uniprot|P20095 Saccharomyces cerevisiae YNR011C PRP2 RNA-dependent ATPase in the DEAH-box family required for activation of the spliceosome before the first transesterification step in RNA splicing), which gives rise to MGTSGDENGTKLTGSGQRRAKRTYESIESVNANTNSFSPADQVLDSSPDPSLKDGKAHYSVNSIKSMVEQKVLTKRQRSQLHWLVKDLQILEDDIKRYGWNNLTVSEREEISLKRELLKLLNETGKDYAENGDTSGFKMQDEVASKKQLLTAKLRNKTDRVNWEEEQMKKSVIKADADEIKVKDSDNYEFVFDPESMIDFTDDTTDILEPVEDGRLAEALEEQINKMKSIKETRKSLPVYQYRQEILDSIRQHQILIVVGETGSGKTTQLPQFLVEDGYTNDGKCVVCTQPRRVAATSIASRVADEMDVILGKEVGYNIRFDDRTTPDKTILKYTTDGMLLREFLNDPQLSSYSAIMIDEAHERTLSTDILLGLLRGILQDRKDLRLIISSATMNATKFSKFFFDCPIFNVPGRRFPVDIHYTLQPEGNYINAAITTIFQIHTTQKLPGDILVFLTGQEEIESMQTKLLEILSKLDNTKFPDLLVVPIYANLPQEQQSKIFEPTPKNCRKVVLATNIAETSLTIDGIKFVVDPGFVKEQSYSGGVSKLVTVPCSRASVDQRAGRAGRLGPGKCFRLFTKWSYYNELEKVPKPEILRTKLNQVVLLLLSLGINDLLHFPMLDKPKTIQLSEALENLYAIGALNSRGAITKVGQVMCDFPCDPEYAKVIYSSVFEESCNGVLPEIVTIVSMLQESNSIFVPGLNSEEKTKLFGSLMQSSDHMLYLWIYEQWEENGYSRRWCQDFKLQHKTMKRVLRIRQQLWKYCRKQDFLLKHDQNLTQLKENMPRSVIEAKIIKCFISGFPTNIAKLSKQGYTNIKQDLSVSVHPSSVIFNRMKQEGKPMKYILYQSLMLTSKEFIRDCITFDKYEWLTETMPHIYK
- the GLO1 gene encoding lactoylglutathione lyase GLO1 (similar to uniprot|P50107 Saccharomyces cerevisiae YML004C GLO1 Monomeric glyoxalase I catalyzes the detoxification of methylglyoxal (a by-product of glycolysis) via condensation with glutathione to produce S-D-lactoylglutathione expression regulated by methylglyoxal levels and osmotic stress) translates to MFKERLLNILKHIRPMSTETTAKYYPKIVESAQADQSLKLNHTCFRVKDPKVTVAFYQEQFGMKLLDHKKFPDMKFDLYFLSFPNKQFSNNSQGAIDVFRENGILELTHNYGTESDPAYKVNNGNEEPHRGFGHICFSVSNLEAECERLESNGVKFKKRLTDGSQRNIAFALDPNGYWIELIQNNESGEGNNYKFNHTMVRVKDPIKSLEFYQNVLGMKILDVSDHSNAKFTLYFLGYENDQKGIARGSRESILELTHNWGTENDPDFAYHTGNTEPQGYGHICISNKDPATLCAEIEKLYPDIQWSPKFNQGKMKNLAFIKDPDGYSIEVVPYGLGV
- the PFK2 gene encoding 6-phosphofructokinase subunit beta (uniprot|Q03216 Kluyveromyces lactis KLLA0F06248g PFK2 6- phosphofructokinase subunit beta), whose protein sequence is MTQSLPLLNGTEAYKLVTTQGLYDKTVKFYEKYLQLVHDKRVGTLTNSLITLKLVVDNSFKPLDVVNDKDWRAIVSSALVFSCTNIQHFRDLAAGETIQAYPNETNPIEIYLKDPNGYIIGITETKNAISIKPTLPKQSVEASLISSRSSRIDIASSGVSTDSSYPAIPKTAKAQKSIAVMTSGGDAPGMNANVRAIVRTAIFKGCNAFVVMEGYEGLVKGGPNYIKQVYWETVRNWSCEGGTNIGTARCKEFREREGRLLGALHLIEAGVDALIVCGGDGSLTGADLFRSEWPSLIRELLDQGRINKVQFDRYQHLNICGTVGSIDNDMSTTDATIGAYSALDRICQAIDYIEATANSHSRAFVVEVMGRNCGWLALLAGISTSADYILIPEKPASSREWQDQMCDIISKHRSRGKRTTIVIVAEGAISADLTPISSKDVHKVLVDRLGLDCRITTLGHVQRGGTAVAYDRILATLQGVEAVNAVLESTPDTPSPLIAINENKITRKPLVESVQLTKSVAEAIHSKDFKKAMQLRDSEFVEHLDNFMAINSADHIEPKLPEHTHMKIAIVNVGAPAGGMNSAVYSMATYCMSQGHKPYAIYNGWTGLTRHESVRSLNWKDLLGWQSRGGSEIGTNRHTPEEADIGLIAYYFQKYGFDGIIIVGGFEAFVSLHQLERARENYTAFRIPMVLIPATLSNNVPGTEYSLGSDTALNSLMQYCDIIKQSAASTRGRVFVVDVQGGNSGYLATHAAVAVGAQVSYVPEEGISLEQLTQDIENLTESFSEAEGRGKFGQLILKSTNASKVLTPEVLAEVITQEAEGHFDAKCAIPGHVQQGGLPSPIDRTRGTRFAIRAVGFIESQHKVLAAEANLDDDDFDFDTPKIIATASVLGVKGSDIVFSSIRQLYDFETELNKRTPKTIHWQSTRTIADHLVGRKKL
- the INP1 gene encoding Inp1p (some similarities with uniprot|Q03694 Saccharomyces cerevisiae YMR204C Hypothetical ORF), with the protein product MAIMGSPKKKSSGPFQSLKNSFLRNKGQPPQLQPWNPQVRTDNTKRKSVQRTTLFRHDYVKVRSWPSDNPKNINVILSKTSFEIYEIDMGNSKERMNYLSLGKKDQFVHPILPKLKVGRVPSDQKQEFKIIISLFNPERFWEVTFLSINHGRVPRKVINDLEQVLSKICQYNNKDPDNASLKDTKNDTKAIPSPKIDILEEVDDLEYLLAENVPDQEQIPEAESLELNESSTISSISMEHSLVQSGDVVNKTFKQALGRIKPIDFNTRAESSRYKRFSSFHSAFLDVPRISAEYQHSLQDKRRSISVPTAIDYKSVSNHDMRKGVDFDKVSWMDVTFEDFPEI